Proteins co-encoded in one Lacerta agilis isolate rLacAgi1 chromosome 6, rLacAgi1.pri, whole genome shotgun sequence genomic window:
- the GNAT2 gene encoding guanine nucleotide-binding protein G(t) subunit alpha-2, translated as MGSGASAEDKELAKRSKELEKKLQEDADKEAKTVKLLLLGAGESGKSTIVKQMKIIHQDGYTEEECLEFKAVIYGNILQSILAIIRAMTTLGIDYADSSKADEGRQLFNLADSIEEGTMPPELVDCITKLWKDAGVQACFERAAEYQLNDSAAYYLNQLDRICAPGYLPNEQDVLRSRVKTTGIIETKFGVKDLNFRMFDVGGQRSERKKWIHCFEGVTCIIFCGALSAYDMVLVEDDEVNRMHESLHLFNSICNHKFFAATSIILFLNKKDLFEEKIKKVHLSICFPDYDGPNTFEDAGNYIKLQFLDLNMRKDVKEIYSHMTCATDTQNVKFVFDAVTDVIIKENLKDCGLF; from the exons ATGGGGAGTGGAGCAAGTGCAGAGGATAAGGAACTTGCCAAGAGGTCCAAAGAACTGGAAAAGAAGCTACAGGAGGATGCAGATAAAGAGGCAAAGACAGTCAAGCTGCTACTGCTCG gtGCTGGAGAGTCAGGCAAGAGTACAATTGTCAAACAGATGAA GATTATCCATCAAGATGGTTACACGGAAGAAGAATGTTTGGAGTTCAAAGCAGTTATTTATGGCAACATCTTGCAGTCCATCTTGGCCATCATCAGAGCCATGACCACCCTGGGGATTGATTATGCGGATTCAAGCAAAGCG GATGAGGGGCGACAGCTGTTCAACTTGGCTGACTCCATCGAAGAAGGAACCATGCCTCCAGAGCTAGTGGACTGTATAACCAAACTCTGGAAGGATGCAGGCGTTCAGGCCTGCTTTGAGCGAGCCGCTGAGTACCAGCTCAACGACTCTGCCGCCTA CTACCTGAACCAACTGGATAGGATATGTGCTCCTGGCTATCTCCCCAACGAACAGGATGTATTGCGATCACGAGTTAAGACCACAGGTATCATAGAGACAAAGTTTGGTGTCAAAGACCTCAACTTCAG GATGTTTGATGTAGGTGGGCAGCGGTCAGAGCGCAAAAAGTGGATCCACTGCTTTGAAGGGGTGACCTGTATCATCTTCTGTGGAGCTCTCAGTGCTTATGACATGGTGCTGGTAGAAGATGATGAAGTG AACCGCATGCACGAATCCTTGCATCTGTTCAACAGTATATGCAATCACAAGTTCTTTGCTGCCACCTCCATTATTCTCTTCCTGAACAAGAAGGACCTCTTTGAGGAAAAGATCAAGAAAGTACATCTCAGCATTTGTTTCCCAGATTATGATG GTCCCAATACTTTTGAAGATGCAGGCAACTACATCAAGCTTCAGTTCCTTGATCTGAACATGAGAAAAGATGTGAAAGAAATTTACAGTCACATGACTTGTGCCACAGACACGCAGAACGTCAAATTTGTATTTGATGCAGTCACGGATGTCATCATCAAAGAGAACCTCAAGGACTGTGGCCTCTTCTAA